A stretch of the Lactuca sativa cultivar Salinas unplaced genomic scaffold, Lsat_Salinas_v11 Lsat_1_v11_unplaced_07, whole genome shotgun sequence genome encodes the following:
- the LOC111901970 gene encoding putative ribosomal RNA-processing protein 12 isoform X1, whose translation MEQSTTSLTGESDILEHIADRYKKSRSPHHRQLYAAAAYTQCMIKSKSLPVTPLNYFVNIIDALYDSSYSHTLSNSTFNADAMSGMSSFLTFVLTMVPEKSISMSKAAEAVEIVVKCLEVEFVSLRVLRFMECLRVLLEICDLGDWDIVKLSFQTFIKYAVDNKNEKVRKCAEHCVLKVFKCFQNSIIKESATKLVLDTFRNYILAVEKADGSKDDEGSKCEHLKALHMLDLLKRFIPFLTKPEDMQEVILELQKCMTAKFSTLYVLDVMEEILALIESESELTFVKTVKISDKWKSDYSILIQSITGLLICEATAARASNILKEMFSRVLFSEVELNAESEQSNLVRCLCDSLLEVLRTYPNEHSLSVISALFLHLGLDSFIYMDRIFMKTVGFMSDASTCDVKHFEQCIGSAVMVMGPDKIHTLYPLSFDANEQTCSNTWLLPIYKEYVIYSHVRFFIRTIVPLSESFRKACKRGKKMAVKRKQMQSLSRTCWELLPSFCRYPHDLEESFGSLAEILIPNIKENASMLESIAIALQCLVKQNMSLSLSFPGSSGVIDMGIEKENAERNIKVMASWSEALLKAFTNVFFQVSPEKRSFLKETIGCLANIAEFPTSKAIFISSLERVKPDVSDQKNANIGLIHELASAIVADVGMDPIDFIYCCIGDCLKEDDEEAYANLYILLESFEFMSSRFEQLVDLLRDLKSPVDIISFRWRFLCLKTLLFHSFERTCDGENKYGVWVLNEIIVTLKDDKEDRREVAHDILLDTSSIMQSKPETYYKFITMMMGYLFGFSPCITSGAILALSIMLSNDSKICELKPDLVPEILELLDREEDIQVAEAVLWFLKMLVLSLEVAELKMVLCDILNGLQSWSFVSDLPEILLLERGDFRNVFEICTTSLEEGKETSRSPQHDFKANVNEIFENIVQKCGSASVESLVPEKYRLGFRICLESAPSSPEEGKANEALRALITSMFVSSQEEGFCCRQQLGT comes from the exons ATGGAGCAATCCACTACCTCATTAACCGGCGAATCTGATATTCTTGAACATATTGCCGACCGTTACAAGAAATCCCGCTCACCTCATCACCGCCAGCTCTACGCAGCTGCTGCCTATACCCAATGTATGATAAAATCTAAATCTTTGCCCGTCACTCCGCTCAATTACTTCGTTAACATCATTGACGCCCTCTATGATTCCTCATATTCTCATACCCTCTCTAATTCAACCTTTAATGCTGATGCAATGTCTGGAATGTCTTCGTTTTTGACATTTGTGTTGACTATGGTTCCTGAGAAGTCTATATCCATGTCTAAGGCGGCTGAGGCTGTCGAGATTGTGGTTAAATGTTTGGAGGTTGAGTTTGTGAGTTTGCGGGTTTTAAGATTTATGGAGTGTTTGAGGGTATTGCTGGAGATTTGTGATTTAGGAGATTGGGATATTGTGAAATTAAGTTTCCAGACGTTTATCAAGTATGCAGTAGATAACAAAAATGAAAAG GTTAGAAAATGTGCTGAACATTGTGTTTTGAAGGTCTTCAAGTGTTTCCAAAATTCTATTATCAAAGAAAGTGCAACCAAATTGGTGTTAGATACATTTAGAAACTATATCTTGGCAGTTGAGAAAGCAGATGGATCTAAAGATGATGAAGGATCAAAATGTGAACACTTGAAGGCTCTTCACATGTTAGATCTGTTGAAACGTTTCATTCCTTTTTTAACAAAACCAGAAGACATGCAGGAAGTCATACTAGAATTACAAAAGTGTATGACTGCCAAGTTTTCAACATTGTATGTTTTAGATGTAATGGAGGAGATACTTGCTCTCATTGAATCTGAATCCGAACTTACATTTGTAAAGACCGTGAAGATTTCAGACAAATGGAAAAGTGATTATTCCATACTCATTCAGTCTATAACAG GTCTTTTGATATGTGAGGCTACTGCTGCAAGGGCTTCAAATATCTTAAAAGAAATGTTTTCCCGTGTACTTTTCAGTGAAGTGGAACTTAATGCTGAATCTGAGCAATCAAATCTAGTGAGATGCTTATGTGATTCACTTTTAGAAGTTCTGAGGACCTATCCAAATGAACATTCTTTGAGTGTCATCTCTGCTTTATTTCTCCATCTTG GGTTAGACTCTTTTATCTACATGGACAGGATTTTTATGAAGACTGTTGGTTTTATGTCAGATGCATCTACTTGtgatgtaaaacat TTTGAGCAGTGTATCGGGTCTGCCGTAATGGTTATGGGCCCCGATAAAATACACACATTGTATCCTCTCTCGTTTGATGCAAATGAGCAGACTTGCTCAAATACTTGGTTGTTACCTATCTATAAGGAGTATGTCATATATTCACATGTGCGGTTTTTCATCAGAACTATAGTGCCTCTATCTGAATCCTTCAGAAAAGCGTGTAAAAGAG gtAAAAAGATGGCAGTAAAAAGAAAGCAGATGCAGTCCCTTTCACGTACTTGTTGGGAATTACTACCTTCTTTTTGTCGCTATCCGCATGATTTGGAGGAAAGTTTTGGGTCCTTGGCTGAGATTTTAATTCCAAACATCAAAGAAAATGCCTCTATGCTTGAGAGCATTGCTATTGCACTGCAG TGTCTTGTGAAGCAAAACATGAGCTTAAGTTTGAGTTTCCCTGGAAGTTCCGGAGTTATAGATATGGGAATTGAAAAAGAAAACGCAGAGAGAAACATCAAGGTTATGGCATCATGGTCAGAGGCATTATTGAAGGCTTTTACCAATGTTTTCTTTCAGGTGTCGCCTGAGAAACGTTCTTTTCTAAAG GAAACAATTGGATGCTTAGCAAATATCGCTGAATTCCCAACATCAAAGGCAATTTTTATTTCATCTCTTGAAAGAGTGAAGCCGGATGTTTCTGATCAGAAAAATGCCAACATAGGTCTGATACATGAACTAGCATCAGCAATTGTTGCTGATGTTGGAATGGATCCAATAGATTTTATATACTGCTGTATAGGGGATTGTTTGaag gaagatgatgaggaagcgTATGCCAATCTTTACATACTTTTG GAATCTTTTGAGTTCATGTCTTCAAGATTCGAGCAACTTGTGGATTTGTTACGTGATTTGAAGTCCCCTGTCGATATAATTTCATTTAGATGGAGGTTTTTGTGCTTAAAGACCTTGCTATTTCACTCATTCGAG AGAACTTGTGATGGAGAGAACAAGTATGGCGTTTGGGTGCTCAATGAAATCATTGTGACACTAAAAGAT GACAAGGAGGATAGGAGAGAAGTGGCACATGACATTCTTCTAGATACAAGTTCCATCATGCAATCCAAACCAGAAACTTATTATAAATTCATCACCATG atGATGGGGTATCTCTTTGGGTTTTCTCCTTGCATTACAAGTGGTGCAATCCTTGCATTGTCTATTATGTTATCCAACGACTCAAAAATCTGCGAATTGAAGCCCGATCTTGTGCCAGAAATCCTTGAGTTGCTGGATAGGGAAGAAGACATACAAGTTGCAGAA GCTGTTTTATGGTTTCTAAAGATGCTGGTTTTGAGCCTTGAAGTGGCAGAACTGAAGATGGTCCTATGTGATATTCTGAATGGACTTCAATCTTGgtcattt GTGAGTGACCTTCCGGAGATTTTGCTGCTGGAACGTGGTGATTTTAGGAATGTGTTTGAG ATTTGTACAACTTCCCTGGAAGAAGGCAAGGAAACAAGCAGATCACCTCAACATGATTTCAAAGCAAAT GTGAAtgaaatttttgaaaatattgtGCAAAAATGTGGTTCTGCATCAGTTGAATCTCTTGTACCTGAGAAATACCGCCTAGGTTTTAGGATATGTTTGGAG AGTGCTCCAAGTTCCCCCGAAGAAGGCAAGGCGAACGAGGCACTCAGAGCACTAATTACTTCTATGTTTGTGTCATCTCAAGAAGAAGGCTTTTGCTGTAGACAACAGTTGGGAACATAA
- the LOC111901970 gene encoding putative ribosomal RNA-processing protein 12 isoform X2: protein MEQSTTSLTGESDILEHIADRYKKSRSPHHRQLYAAAAYTQCMIKSKSLPVTPLNYFVNIIDALYDSSYSHTLSNSTFNADAMSGMSSFLTFVLTMVPEKSISMSKAAEAVEIVVKCLEVEFVSLRVLRFMECLRVLLEICDLGDWDIVKLSFQTFIKYAVDNKNEKVRKCAEHCVLKVFKCFQNSIIKESATKLVLDTFRNYILAVEKADGSKDDEGSKCEHLKALHMLDLLKRFIPFLTKPEDMQEVILELQKCMTAKFSTLYVLDVMEEILALIESESELTFVKTVKISDKWKSDYSILIQSITGLLICEATAARASNILKEMFSRVLFSEVELNAESEQSNLVRCLCDSLLEVLRTYPNEHSLSVISALFLHLGLDSFIYMDRIFMKTVGFMSDASTCDVKHFEQCIGSAVMVMGPDKIHTLYPLSFDANEQTCSNTWLLPIYKEYVIYSHVRFFIRTIVPLSESFRKACKRGKKMAVKRKQMQSLSRTCWELLPSFCRYPHDLEESFGSLAEILIPNIKENASMLESIAIALQCLVKQNMSLSLSFPGSSGVIDMGIEKENAERNIKVMASWSEALLKAFTNVFFQVSPEKRSFLKETIGCLANIAEFPTSKAIFISSLERVKPDVSDQKNANIGLIHELASAIVADVGMDPIDFIYCCIGDCLKEDDEEAYANLYILLESFEFMSSRFEQLVDLLRDLKSPVDIISFRWRFLCLKTLLFHSFERTCDGENKYGVWVLNEIIVTLKDDKEDRREVAHDILLDTSSIMQSKPETYYKFITMMMGYLFGFSPCITSGAILALSIMLSNDSKICELKPDLVPEILELLDREEDIQVAEAVLWFLKMLVLSLEVAELKMVLCDILNGLQSWSFVSDLPEILLLERGDFRNVFEICTTSLEEGKETSRSPQHDFKANVCVKL, encoded by the exons ATGGAGCAATCCACTACCTCATTAACCGGCGAATCTGATATTCTTGAACATATTGCCGACCGTTACAAGAAATCCCGCTCACCTCATCACCGCCAGCTCTACGCAGCTGCTGCCTATACCCAATGTATGATAAAATCTAAATCTTTGCCCGTCACTCCGCTCAATTACTTCGTTAACATCATTGACGCCCTCTATGATTCCTCATATTCTCATACCCTCTCTAATTCAACCTTTAATGCTGATGCAATGTCTGGAATGTCTTCGTTTTTGACATTTGTGTTGACTATGGTTCCTGAGAAGTCTATATCCATGTCTAAGGCGGCTGAGGCTGTCGAGATTGTGGTTAAATGTTTGGAGGTTGAGTTTGTGAGTTTGCGGGTTTTAAGATTTATGGAGTGTTTGAGGGTATTGCTGGAGATTTGTGATTTAGGAGATTGGGATATTGTGAAATTAAGTTTCCAGACGTTTATCAAGTATGCAGTAGATAACAAAAATGAAAAG GTTAGAAAATGTGCTGAACATTGTGTTTTGAAGGTCTTCAAGTGTTTCCAAAATTCTATTATCAAAGAAAGTGCAACCAAATTGGTGTTAGATACATTTAGAAACTATATCTTGGCAGTTGAGAAAGCAGATGGATCTAAAGATGATGAAGGATCAAAATGTGAACACTTGAAGGCTCTTCACATGTTAGATCTGTTGAAACGTTTCATTCCTTTTTTAACAAAACCAGAAGACATGCAGGAAGTCATACTAGAATTACAAAAGTGTATGACTGCCAAGTTTTCAACATTGTATGTTTTAGATGTAATGGAGGAGATACTTGCTCTCATTGAATCTGAATCCGAACTTACATTTGTAAAGACCGTGAAGATTTCAGACAAATGGAAAAGTGATTATTCCATACTCATTCAGTCTATAACAG GTCTTTTGATATGTGAGGCTACTGCTGCAAGGGCTTCAAATATCTTAAAAGAAATGTTTTCCCGTGTACTTTTCAGTGAAGTGGAACTTAATGCTGAATCTGAGCAATCAAATCTAGTGAGATGCTTATGTGATTCACTTTTAGAAGTTCTGAGGACCTATCCAAATGAACATTCTTTGAGTGTCATCTCTGCTTTATTTCTCCATCTTG GGTTAGACTCTTTTATCTACATGGACAGGATTTTTATGAAGACTGTTGGTTTTATGTCAGATGCATCTACTTGtgatgtaaaacat TTTGAGCAGTGTATCGGGTCTGCCGTAATGGTTATGGGCCCCGATAAAATACACACATTGTATCCTCTCTCGTTTGATGCAAATGAGCAGACTTGCTCAAATACTTGGTTGTTACCTATCTATAAGGAGTATGTCATATATTCACATGTGCGGTTTTTCATCAGAACTATAGTGCCTCTATCTGAATCCTTCAGAAAAGCGTGTAAAAGAG gtAAAAAGATGGCAGTAAAAAGAAAGCAGATGCAGTCCCTTTCACGTACTTGTTGGGAATTACTACCTTCTTTTTGTCGCTATCCGCATGATTTGGAGGAAAGTTTTGGGTCCTTGGCTGAGATTTTAATTCCAAACATCAAAGAAAATGCCTCTATGCTTGAGAGCATTGCTATTGCACTGCAG TGTCTTGTGAAGCAAAACATGAGCTTAAGTTTGAGTTTCCCTGGAAGTTCCGGAGTTATAGATATGGGAATTGAAAAAGAAAACGCAGAGAGAAACATCAAGGTTATGGCATCATGGTCAGAGGCATTATTGAAGGCTTTTACCAATGTTTTCTTTCAGGTGTCGCCTGAGAAACGTTCTTTTCTAAAG GAAACAATTGGATGCTTAGCAAATATCGCTGAATTCCCAACATCAAAGGCAATTTTTATTTCATCTCTTGAAAGAGTGAAGCCGGATGTTTCTGATCAGAAAAATGCCAACATAGGTCTGATACATGAACTAGCATCAGCAATTGTTGCTGATGTTGGAATGGATCCAATAGATTTTATATACTGCTGTATAGGGGATTGTTTGaag gaagatgatgaggaagcgTATGCCAATCTTTACATACTTTTG GAATCTTTTGAGTTCATGTCTTCAAGATTCGAGCAACTTGTGGATTTGTTACGTGATTTGAAGTCCCCTGTCGATATAATTTCATTTAGATGGAGGTTTTTGTGCTTAAAGACCTTGCTATTTCACTCATTCGAG AGAACTTGTGATGGAGAGAACAAGTATGGCGTTTGGGTGCTCAATGAAATCATTGTGACACTAAAAGAT GACAAGGAGGATAGGAGAGAAGTGGCACATGACATTCTTCTAGATACAAGTTCCATCATGCAATCCAAACCAGAAACTTATTATAAATTCATCACCATG atGATGGGGTATCTCTTTGGGTTTTCTCCTTGCATTACAAGTGGTGCAATCCTTGCATTGTCTATTATGTTATCCAACGACTCAAAAATCTGCGAATTGAAGCCCGATCTTGTGCCAGAAATCCTTGAGTTGCTGGATAGGGAAGAAGACATACAAGTTGCAGAA GCTGTTTTATGGTTTCTAAAGATGCTGGTTTTGAGCCTTGAAGTGGCAGAACTGAAGATGGTCCTATGTGATATTCTGAATGGACTTCAATCTTGgtcattt GTGAGTGACCTTCCGGAGATTTTGCTGCTGGAACGTGGTGATTTTAGGAATGTGTTTGAG ATTTGTACAACTTCCCTGGAAGAAGGCAAGGAAACAAGCAGATCACCTCAACATGATTTCAAAGCAAATGTATGTGTTAAATTATAG